TCTCAGAGATCCTGATGGTCGCGGCAATCACCGTTTTGCTTTTTAGCTCTTGGGTGATTACAGCCCTGAGCCAGCCGGATTTAGCTGGTTGATTCTTTTTACACCCTTACCCGTTCTGGGCATCCGAGAAAAAACATGACCAATTCACCTGCAGGCCGCGAATGGCTTGAGCATCGGGCAGAGGAACTGATCCTTATGGAACAGCTCAAGCGTGTTGAACTCTTCAATGGCCGTGCCGCCATGTTGGGCTTAGTTATCGGCATCATCACAGAAGGCCTTACTGGTTCTGGTATTGCCCATCAAATTGGCCTGGGAGCTCTGGTTGACGGCTTTGCTGCCTGCCGCACCCAGTTTTTGCCCTTCTGTTTCTAAGGGCTACTTATCTACCTGATGGCTGATCACATCGGGCGACCATCAAAGATTTGCCCGGCCTGTGGTCGGGCTTTTCAATGGCGCAAAAAATGGAAGGCCGTCTGGGAAGAGGTGCGCTATTGCTCGGAGCGATGCCGCCGCAGACGATCCCCTGCTTCGAAAGGTTATTAGATGTGTTCGATTAGTTCGCCCGCCGGGTAGCGCACTTTGCCCAGGCTGGCGTACTTATCACTTGCATCTCGGTAGCCCGCTGCGCAGACCACGCAGCTGCGATAGGGGCTTTCCTCCAGTTTCAGGATCCTGTCGTATTCGGCGGGTGAAAAACCCTCAATCGGGCACGTATCGACCTCAAGCAATGCCGCAGCGGCCATAAATGTGCCAAGGGCGATATACACCTGGTTGCTGGCCCATTGGCCAATTTGTTGACTGCGGGGACCGTTGATCAGGTCCTTGGCGATCATTTCCCGGTAAAAGCCAAGCGATTCACTTTCCACCGCTCTGGTCTCGGCCATGCAGCTGATCAAGCGATCGGCTTCGGCCGCCTGAATGGTGCGCTCGGCCAAAAACACCACCAGGTGGGAGCCATCGGTGATTTGGCTTTGATTCCAGGAATGGGGCCGCAACTCAGCCCTCATCGCTGGGTTAGTTATCACCAAAAACTTCCAGGGCTGTAGGCCATAGCTAGACGGGCTCTGGACCAGGCTGTTTTCCAGGGCGGCCCAGGTGCTGGCGTCGATCTGCCGCTGGGGATCAAACACCTTGGTGGCGTAGCGCCAGGCCAGGGCTTCGTTTAGCTGCTGGGCAGTGATCGCCATGGCTCGAACTAGGGATGCTTGAGCGTCATTGTGGGCCTTGGCTCCCCTGACTGCACCACCCTTCCGTTAGCGATGCCTGTCTTCCAGAACGCCTTTGGCTCCCTGCTTTCCCTGGCACCGAGCCCCCTATTTGCCAAGGCACGCCAGCTGTACCTGCGCAAGTACCCCCTCGAAACCACCCCCGCGGCCAGTGCAGAGCCCCTGGCCAACTTCCGAACATTTCTCCTGGAGGAAACGGTTCAGGAATCCAGCGAAGGCGTGTTGCGGGTTCGATCGGAAGGCTTTGCCGTGGTCCATTGGCAGGCAGGCCAAACAACCCTCTCCAACTACCGCACCTATCTGCTGCAGCGCTGGCAAATCGAGCCAGACAGCCTCGAATTGATGGTTGAACCATGGTTTCGAGAGGGCGGAGCCTGGGCCCTCTTTCGCACTCCAGCGGTCTACGAACGCTCGTTTACCCCCGCACCCCAGCCCTAGCAATCAGCTGGCCCTAGCTGGCGTCGGCCGCCAGGTTATTGAGCCGCTCCTGTAGCAGCTCCTGACTCCAGTTGCAAACCACAAAGACCTCCTGGGCACTTGTGCCCCGGCGGGCCATCAGCTTGTAGCCCCCCCGAATCGGCGCCGATACCCGTAGCCGCAAACCAATTGATCGCCCTCGTACCCGGCTGATCACCGCCGGGGTGATGGTTTCAATCCCCGGTTCCTTGACCAGCTTTTGCAGCAGGGGGATCAGCCCCTCCACATAGGTGCTGTGGGTGATGACCAGGCGACCCATTGCTGTCCTCGGTTAGGCCGCCTCGAGGGGAGCCATGGTGAGTCCCTCGGCGCCGAGTTGCTGGTGGTAGAGCTCGGCCTGCTCCTGGGGCCCGCTCCAAACGATCGCTACCCCCTCCTGGTCAATCCTGTGGGCTAATTCCCAGGCCTGGTCGGGCTGCATGGCAGGGATGTAACGCACCAGGCAATCCACCACATGCTCAAAGGTATTGACCTCATCGTTGAGCACCACAACCTTGAAATTGGGATAGGGGGCCCGCACCAGGCTTCTCTCTTGAACAGTCTGGCGTCCTTGAACAGCTGCTACAAAATTGGGGGATATGGCCAAGGCAGGGGCTCGCTCCAGATCCCAGCCTAGGTAAGCTGCCATCAGCTTTTGTTTGACACCATGCTGATTACCGCTGGTTGGGCGTCGCTTGCAGCCCTGTTCAGCTTCTCGATCGCCATGGTTGTTTGGGGTCGCCATGGCGACAACAGCATCAAGTTCTGAGCTGCTGTCAGCGCGATTTTTGAGCCTTCCTTCGGCGATCCCTAGCTTTGGCTGAGCTCTCCATTTCAAGCTCCCAGCTGCTCTCAGGCCTGGCCGTAGTGCTGTTGGTCTTTGTCAGCGGCGGAGTTATCTATCTCTCCACAGTTGAATGGCGCGACAGACGGCGGCGCAAGGCTGGCCCAACTTCCCGTCGCAGCTAAGGGCAACTTCTGCAGCGGTAGGCCTGCTGGTGATCTTGCCGGCCCTATCCCTATCCCTGTTCCCCAGGCCCAGGGCCCAGGGACTGGAGCGCCTACTCGGCCACGCATCCCTGCTGCAGAGCTTTCCGGTTCAGCCCCGCTTGGCTACGCCGCCCCTTTGGAACCAATTGCTGGGCCCCCAACTTGCCAACCAGGCCTGGAATCGCCCCGGTCTGTGGTGGCAATTCTGGGCTGAACACGGCAATGGCCAGCCCTTCCTCGCTATTTCCTGGGCGGCCCTTTCCAGCCAGGCCCAACGCCAGCTTCCTGCCAACAGCCTGCGGGTCGATGACCTCCTGGTTGTAGCTCCAGATCCCCTCTCCCAGAAGCTGTTGGGCGGGGAGTTACGCACCAAGCAAAGGCGGGGCAGGGGCCTGGATCAGCGCTGTCTGGGCCGGCTCCAACAGCAACAGTCCGTTTACTGGCGCCCGGCCGGCCTGGGGGCCCTGCTTGGTCCGATGGCTCCCCTGTTGCAGCGCTTCCAGCAGGGCTGCATGAGCTTTGAGCTGCAAGGTAACCAGCTCCTGTTTTCCGGGGAGAGCACCGCCACCGAGGGCCTCTGGGTGGATGGCCTGAGGGCGTCTTCCCCCAGCAACAGCAGCCAACCCCTTGATGCAAAGGTTTTGCTCGAAATGGGCGGCCCTGGCCTGGGAATCCTGCTCGATGGTTTGTTGAACCGCCAGTTGGTTCGCCAGCCCCTGCAGGACCGCTATGGCATCGGCGCTTCCCAGCTCGCCGTAATCCGCAAAACCCCATTTGTTCTGCAGCTCAGGCCCGTGGCCAAGGGGCCCTTCCAGGCAGCTCTGCAATTGCACCTGGCCGTTGGCAATCAGCGACGGGCCTGGGCAGAGATTCTCCAGGGCCTGCGCCAACCCCTGCTGGCCCAAGGCCTGAGCGACGGACCTGCAGTCCCCAGTGCGCCCGCGGCGACAATCCGCTCCACTGCCCTGCCTGCGGCCCAGTGGCGCAATGGCGACGGCGTCCTGTTGGGTGGCTGGCGCTGGCTCGTCCAAGCGGGCCGAGACCCCGAGCTCCTGGTTTTCCTTGGCCCCGATCAAGCTGGCCCCGATCCCGCTGGCTCCTATACCCAAACAGAGCTACGCCTCAGGCCAGCGGCCCTAGCCCGGCTGAACCTGTTGCCCCCCGATTTGCCGGGCGCCGTGCAGAGGTCCGTGCAGCTAGAGCTGGCCGCGGGAGGTGTCCCATCCCAACCACTCAGCCAGCTGTCGGGGCGCTTGCAATGGGATCGCCTTCGCTAGCCGCTTCTCCACTGGCTGCAGCCGCCGCCCCAGCCTTGCTTTCCTCAAGAATCCGTTCGCGCTTGCGGCGATCAGCGGCGAGGGTTTCTTCCATTAATTCAACCGCCTGGGCCATCTTCTCCAGGTTGCTGGCATAGAGGCTGATGTCCTTGTCGAGGCGATCGCGCATCAAGCCCATCGATGCGCCCAGGTCGTGGGCATAGCTGCGCAGGGCTGCCTGGTCCATGGCGTCGGCGCCCTGGGCCTGCTCAAGCAGGCACAAAAGACCAACGGCCATCAGCCTGGAGTAGTGGAAATCTGGCCGCTGGATGCTGGCAAGTGCCGAGGCCAGGGGCTGGGGAGCCCCCTTGCCCTGCTGCTCAACCCATTGTTTTACCGCATCAACACTGTGCTCACCCATGGCAGCCATGGCGGATTCAGCCTGCTGGCGCAGCTTCTGGGCATCGAAACCCGAGGCACTGCAGAGGGCTGAGAGCAGTGCCTGGCGATGGCCTTCGGGCTTGTAGCCCTTGGCAAAGCCGTCAAATACCTGGATCAGGCCGCAGGCAAAGAGCGCGTCGGCCTGGAAGCCCTGTTGCCGGCTGAGCAGGTGCAATTCCACCAACAGCTCGTCCACCATGCGGCGGTGCAGCGGAGCAATCACATAGGGGAAGGCCTGGTGGAAGGCGCGCTTGCTATCGGCAACGGTTAGGGCAACGCCCACGCTTGTACTCCTAAGGGTCCGACGACCCTAGCGGCTCAAGATCAGTAAGATCGAGCCAGATTTCAGACTTGCCCCATGATCCCGATTGTCATTGAAGAGTCGGGCAGAGGCGAAAGGGCATTCGACATCTATTCCCGCCTGCTGCGGGAGCGCATCATCTTCCTCGGCGAACCGGTCACTGCCGAATCAGCCAATCGGGTTGTGGCCCAATTGCTGTTTCTGGAGGCGGAGGATCCCGAAAAAGATATTTTCATGTACATAAACTCCCCGGGGGGCTCCGTATATGACGGCCTCGGCATCTTTGACACCATGCAGCACATCAAGCCCGATGTGCAGACCGTGTGTGTGGGCCTAGCAGCCTCGATGGGTGCCTTCCTGCTCTGTGCTGGCACCAGGGGCAAACGCAGCAGCCTTACCCACTCGCGGATCATGATTCACCAGCCCCTTGGCGGGGCTAGGGGCCAGGCCAGCGATATCCGCATCCAGGCCGATGAGATTCTCTATCTCAAGAAAAAGCTTAACCAAGAGTTGGCCGACCGCACCAGCCAGCCCCTCAGCCGCATTGAAGAAGACACTGACCGCGACTTCTTCATGTCTCCGGCTGAAGCGGTGGCCTATGGCCTAATCGACAAGGTGATCGAAAAGCGCCCAGTGCGGCCTGTTTAGGAGGCTGCAGAATCCTTGAGCAGGGGTGAATAACGCTCCTTCTCAGGGATGGTGGCGAACTCGCTGACGATTGCCCGGAATTCGTCGCCATCAAGGCTTTCCTTTTCAATCAGCAGTTCCACAACCCGATCCATGCAGTCGCGGTGGGCGGCCACCAGGCTCACGGTTTCTGCGTAGCAGTTGTGGACCATCTCCCGCACGGCATCGTCAACCTTGCTGGCGAGTCGATCGGAACCGTCGCTGCGGGTCATCAGGTCGCGACCAAGGAATACCTCCTGGTTGCCAGCCTCAAGGGAAAACTGACCCACCTCACTCATGCCGAAACGGGTAACCATTTGGCGTGCAATGGAAGCCACCTGCTGGATGTCGCCGCCTGCTCCTGTGGTTACTTCTGCGTAGCCAAAGACCACATCTTCTGCTGCCCTGCCGCCGAGGGCACCCATGATGCGGGCCCGCAATTGGGAGCGGCTCACCAGCATCTGCTCCTCATCTGGGGAGAACCAGGTGAGGCCCTGGGCTTGGCCCCGGGGAATCAGGGTTACTTTCTGGACTGGATCGTGGGCCTTAACCAGGGTGCCCACTAGGGCGTGGCCGACCTCGTGGTAGGCGATCAGGCGCTTGCTACGGCCATCGGTGAGGGGCTTGCCCTCCATGCCGGCGATGATCCGATCAACGGCATCGTCGATTTCAGCTAGGCCAGTTGCCTCCTTGCGGCGGCGAGCGGTAAGGATTGCCGCCTCATTCAGCAGGTTTGCTAGATCGGCTCCCGAGAAGCCGGGGGTGCGCCTGGCAATGGCCTCAAGACTCACATCATCGGCAAGTTTCTTGTCGCGGGAGTGCACATTCAGAATTGAAAGCCTGCCCTTGATATCAGGCACATCTACCTGCACCTGACGGTCAAAGCGACCAGGCCGAAGCAGGGCTGAATCGAGCACATCCGCCCGGTTTGTGGCGGCAATGATGATGATGCCGCTATTGCCCTCAAATCCATCCATCTCTGTAAGCAACTGGTTGAGGGTCTGCTCCCTCTCGTCGTTGCCACCGCCTACCCCAGCTCCCCGCTGACGACCAACGGCATCAATTTCGTCGATAAAAATTATGCAGGGGCTGTTCTCCTTGGCCCGCTTAAACAGGTCACGCACCCGGGAGGCGCCCACGCCCACAAACATCTCCACAAATTCGGAACCAGAAAGGGAGAAGAAGGGCACGCCGGCTTCACCGGCAATTGCTTTGGCAAGCAGGGTTTTACCCGTACCAGGGGGGCCCACCAGAAGCACACCCTTGGGAATCTTTGCGCCCACAGAGGTGAAGCGCTCAGGCGTCTTGAGGAAGGTAACCACCTCTTGGAGGTCCTGTTTGGCCTCTTCGACCCCAGCCACGTCGTCAAATTTGACGCCCGTTTCGGCTTCCATGGCAAAGCGCGCCTTGGTCTTGCCGAATTGCATCGCCTGGCCTGGGCCGCCTGGCATGCCGTTGGACCGGCGCGCCAGAAGGATTAGGGAGCCGATTAGGAGCAGGGGGAAGAGCAGGTTGCCCAGCAGGCCCAGCACTGGTGGGGTGGGCTTGGGGGGATGGATGTCGAAGCTGATGCCCTGCTCCTTGAGCTTGTTGACCAGCTCAGGGGCCAGGCCAGGCAGGTCGACCCTTAGGCGTTGAACCCGGTTGTCGAGGTCCGGATCTACCGCCTCTATGACGGCACTTCGGCCGCCATCAAAAATATCCACCGCCGTTACCCGGCCAGCGTCCACGTAGTCGAGGAAGCGGCCGTAGCTCATGCGGGCCACCGCAGCATTGCGGGGGGCCACCGTGGCTGGAGCAGCTCCGGTGCTGCCCAGTTGGGCCGTTCCACCAGAGCTGAGGAGCTGCCATCCGAAGAATGCGGCCACTGCAAGGGGCAGGGCCCAGAGGGCAATCAGGCGCCAGCGCTGGTTCATAGCTGAGAGACTTGTTTAACAACTGTAACGTTGCCGCCCCACCTCCGTTTTAGTTGCTAGCCGGCTATCAGGCTGCCACCCAGTGCTGTTGGGGCTGGGCTTGTTCCTGGGGTTTGGGCTGGGGTTGCTCCAGGAGCAGGGTTGAGGCCAAAAAGTGCTCCACCAGTTCTGGTCCACCCAGGCTGTGGGTCCAAATTTCAATTTCAGCGCTCTTGGGGCATTCAAAACTGAGCAGGTCGAAGGGAAACACCACCCGCTCTAAAAAGAACTCTTCAGGACCAACACAGCGCAGGATCACCATCCGATCGGTTGCGTTGCGGTAGCCGCAGGCGAAGAGCTCCACGATGAATTGCCAAATATCTCCCTATCAAGACATCACCAGAACCACTGCCCCCGTAGCAGTTGGCACAGATTTGTCTTTTTCAGCATTTCTTTGGTTTTTGGCCGGTTCAATCTCCACGGCTGGCCTAGAGGCTGCGGAGGGCTGCGATCGGATCTAGGCGCGCTGCCCGTCGGGCGGGCACCACCCCAAAAAACAGGCCGATCGAGCCAGAGAGGAGCACCGTCACCAAAACCGTGCCGGCCCCAATTGTGGCGGGCAGGGGAGTTACGGCGGCCACGATGCCAATGGCACCCATGCCTAGGCCGCTGCCGATCACGCCCCCCAGGATTGAAAGCACCAGGGATTCCACCAGAAATTGCAACAGCACGTCGCCACTGCGGGCCCCAAGGGCCTTGCGCAGGCCGATTTCCTCGGTGCGTTCGCTAACCGATACCAACATGATGTTCATGATTCCGATGCCGCCCACCAGCAGGGAAACGGCGCCAATGGCCCCCAGCATCAGGGTCAGTCCACCGGTGATCGTGCTCACAATTGTCAGGGCGTCCTTCTGGGAGCGCACGGCAAAGTCGTCCTCCCGCAGGATCCGGTGCCGCTGCCGCAGCAGATTGGTGAT
This genomic interval from Cyanobium sp. WAJ14-Wanaka contains the following:
- the petN gene encoding cytochrome b6-f complex subunit PetN → MLITAGWASLAALFSFSIAMVVWGRHGDNSIKF
- the clpP gene encoding ATP-dependent Clp endopeptidase proteolytic subunit ClpP; amino-acid sequence: MIPIVIEESGRGERAFDIYSRLLRERIIFLGEPVTAESANRVVAQLLFLEAEDPEKDIFMYINSPGGSVYDGLGIFDTMQHIKPDVQTVCVGLAASMGAFLLCAGTRGKRSSLTHSRIMIHQPLGGARGQASDIRIQADEILYLKKKLNQELADRTSQPLSRIEEDTDRDFFMSPAEAVAYGLIDKVIEKRPVRPV
- the clpS gene encoding ATP-dependent Clp protease adapter ClpS produces the protein MAAYLGWDLERAPALAISPNFVAAVQGRQTVQERSLVRAPYPNFKVVVLNDEVNTFEHVVDCLVRYIPAMQPDQAWELAHRIDQEGVAIVWSGPQEQAELYHQQLGAEGLTMAPLEAA
- a CDS encoding chlorophyll a/b-binding protein, with the translated sequence MTNSPAGREWLEHRAEELILMEQLKRVELFNGRAAMLGLVIGIITEGLTGSGIAHQIGLGALVDGFAACRTQFLPFCF
- the ftsH gene encoding ATP-dependent zinc metalloprotease FtsH, with the protein product MNQRWRLIALWALPLAVAAFFGWQLLSSGGTAQLGSTGAAPATVAPRNAAVARMSYGRFLDYVDAGRVTAVDIFDGGRSAVIEAVDPDLDNRVQRLRVDLPGLAPELVNKLKEQGISFDIHPPKPTPPVLGLLGNLLFPLLLIGSLILLARRSNGMPGGPGQAMQFGKTKARFAMEAETGVKFDDVAGVEEAKQDLQEVVTFLKTPERFTSVGAKIPKGVLLVGPPGTGKTLLAKAIAGEAGVPFFSLSGSEFVEMFVGVGASRVRDLFKRAKENSPCIIFIDEIDAVGRQRGAGVGGGNDEREQTLNQLLTEMDGFEGNSGIIIIAATNRADVLDSALLRPGRFDRQVQVDVPDIKGRLSILNVHSRDKKLADDVSLEAIARRTPGFSGADLANLLNEAAILTARRRKEATGLAEIDDAVDRIIAGMEGKPLTDGRSKRLIAYHEVGHALVGTLVKAHDPVQKVTLIPRGQAQGLTWFSPDEEQMLVSRSQLRARIMGALGGRAAEDVVFGYAEVTTGAGGDIQQVASIARQMVTRFGMSEVGQFSLEAGNQEVFLGRDLMTRSDGSDRLASKVDDAVREMVHNCYAETVSLVAAHRDCMDRVVELLIEKESLDGDEFRAIVSEFATIPEKERYSPLLKDSAAS
- a CDS encoding DUF1830 domain-containing protein — encoded protein: MELFACGYRNATDRMVILRCVGPEEFFLERVVFPFDLLSFECPKSAEIEIWTHSLGGPELVEHFLASTLLLEQPQPKPQEQAQPQQHWVAA
- the psb29 gene encoding photosystem II biogenesis protein Psp29; this encodes MGVALTVADSKRAFHQAFPYVIAPLHRRMVDELLVELHLLSRQQGFQADALFACGLIQVFDGFAKGYKPEGHRQALLSALCSASGFDAQKLRQQAESAMAAMGEHSVDAVKQWVEQQGKGAPQPLASALASIQRPDFHYSRLMAVGLLCLLEQAQGADAMDQAALRSYAHDLGASMGLMRDRLDKDISLYASNLEKMAQAVELMEETLAADRRKRERILEESKAGAAAAASGEAASEGDPIASAPTAG
- a CDS encoding NAD(P)H-dependent oxidoreductase, translating into MAITAQQLNEALAWRYATKVFDPQRQIDASTWAALENSLVQSPSSYGLQPWKFLVITNPAMRAELRPHSWNQSQITDGSHLVVFLAERTIQAAEADRLISCMAETRAVESESLGFYREMIAKDLINGPRSQQIGQWASNQVYIALGTFMAAAALLEVDTCPIEGFSPAEYDRILKLEESPYRSCVVCAAGYRDASDKYASLGKVRYPAGELIEHI
- a CDS encoding DUF2103 domain-containing protein is translated as MGRLVITHSTYVEGLIPLLQKLVKEPGIETITPAVISRVRGRSIGLRLRVSAPIRGGYKLMARRGTSAQEVFVVCNWSQELLQERLNNLAADAS
- a CDS encoding DUF2256 domain-containing protein — translated: MADHIGRPSKICPACGRAFQWRKKWKAVWEEVRYCSERCRRRRSPASKGY